In a genomic window of Candidatus Binatia bacterium:
- a CDS encoding F0F1 ATP synthase subunit A: protein LKSYVKPTFIMLPFNIISELSRTLALAVRLFGNMMSGAMIIAILLTITPFIFPIVMTVLGLLTGMVQAYIFTILAAVYIAAATRVRKPEPRPED from the coding sequence CTCAAGTCCTACGTGAAGCCGACGTTCATCATGCTGCCGTTCAACATCATCAGTGAGCTTTCGCGCACCCTGGCCCTGGCCGTCCGCCTGTTCGGCAACATGATGAGCGGGGCGATGATTATCGCTATTCTGCTCACCATCACGCCCTTCATCTTTCCGATCGTCATGACGGTGCTCGGTCTGCTAACCGGCATGGTGCAGGCCTATATTTTCACCATCCTGGCCGCGGTTTACATCGCGGCCGCCACGCGTGTCCGCAAGCCGGAGCCAAGGCCCGAGGACTGA
- a CDS encoding F0F1 ATP synthase subunit C — translation MDSMTLIAIASIVTAGLTIALGSLGPALGEARAVATALSSLAQQPDASATITRTLFVGLAMIESMAIYCFVVSMILVFANPFWNHVIAQTAGK, via the coding sequence ATGGATAGCATGACGCTCATCGCAATCGCTTCAATCGTCACCGCCGGCCTGACGATCGCCCTGGGGAGTCTCGGACCTGCGCTCGGCGAAGCGCGTGCGGTCGCCACGGCATTGAGTTCTCTAGCGCAGCAGCCCGACGCCTCCGCCACCATCACGCGGACCCTGTTCGTCGGTCTGGCGATGATCGAGTCCATGGCCATCTACTGCTTCGTGGTCTCGATGATTCTCGTGTTCGCCAACCCGTTCTGGAATCACGTCATCGCCCAAACCGCAGGGAAGTAA
- a CDS encoding F0F1 ATP synthase subunit delta: MLIDWFTVGAQALNFVILVWLMKRFLYKPILHAIDAREKRIATELADADAKKAEAQKERDEFQHKNEEFDQQRATLLSQATEEAKAERQRLLDEARQAADALSAKRQETLRNDAHNLNQAIRRRTQQEVFAIARKALTDLATTSLEERLGEVFTRRLREMDGQAKAGLAEALKTASDPALVRSAFDLPAEQRAAIQNALNETFSAEIHIRFETAPDLISGIELTTNGQKVAWSIADYLVSLEKGVDELLKEKDKAEAKPEAKAEPKPEEPKPETKNHEHGT, from the coding sequence ATGCTCATCGATTGGTTCACCGTCGGTGCGCAAGCGCTCAACTTCGTCATCCTGGTGTGGTTGATGAAGCGTTTTCTTTACAAGCCCATCCTCCACGCCATCGACGCGCGGGAGAAGCGGATCGCTACGGAACTCGCGGACGCCGACGCGAAAAAGGCCGAAGCCCAAAAGGAGCGCGACGAGTTCCAGCACAAGAACGAGGAGTTCGACCAGCAGCGCGCCACACTCTTGAGCCAGGCGACGGAAGAGGCGAAAGCCGAACGTCAGCGGCTCCTCGACGAAGCGCGGCAAGCGGCCGACGCCTTGAGTGCCAAGCGACAGGAAACGCTGAGAAACGACGCCCATAACTTAAATCAAGCCATCCGTCGCCGGACCCAGCAGGAAGTGTTCGCCATCGCGCGAAAGGCGCTGACGGATCTCGCCACGACGAGTTTGGAAGAACGCCTGGGCGAGGTGTTCACTCGCCGCTTGCGAGAGATGGACGGCCAGGCGAAAGCAGGCCTCGCCGAGGCCCTGAAGACAGCGTCTGACCCCGCGCTCGTGCGCAGCGCGTTTGACCTGCCTGCGGAACAACGCGCGGCGATACAAAATGCGCTCAACGAAACCTTCTCGGCCGAAATCCACATCCGGTTCGAGACCGCGCCAGATCTGATCAGCGGCATTGAACTCACCACGAATGGACAAAAGGTGGCGTGGAGCATCGCCGATTATCTGGTGTCGCTGGAAAAAGGCGTCGATGAACTCCTGAAAGAGAAGGACAAAGCCGAGGCTAAACCTGAGGCCAAAGCCGAGCCTAAACCTGAAGAACCTAAGCCCGAAACAAAGAACCATGAACATGGAACCTGA